TCGCAGCCCAACAGCGCGGCAAACGCCTGCGCCACGCGTGTTTCCATCCCGGTATTCACCGGGCGACCACAGCGTGCCGCCGCCAGTTCCGGTAACGGCAGCGCTTTGCGATCGAGTTTACCGTTCGCGCTCAGCGGCAAGGCGCTCAGTTGCAGCAGGCGCACCGGCACCATATGCGGCGGCAGTTGCTCACGCAGTTGATCCAGCAACGCGGCGGTATCGAGCGGCAAACCGGACGCGGAAACCACATAGCCCACCAGCTGACGCGCATCGCCGCCGCTGGCCGCCGCCTGATTAAAGACGCAGGCATGCGCCACCGCCTGCGCCACATCCGCCAAAGCCAGCATCGCCCGGTCAATTTCGCCCAGTTCAATACGCTGGCCGCGAATTTTCAGTTGATCGTCGCTGCGCCCCAGATATTCCACCGCGCCATTTTCCAGCCAGCGCGCCACATCGCCGGTACGGTACATACGCTCGCCGGGGGCGAACGGATCGGCAATAAAGCGGCTGGCGGTCAGATCCGGACGTCCCAGATAGCCCTGCGCCAGTTGAATACCGGTCAGATAGAGATCGCCCGCCACGCCCGGCGGCACCGGACGCATCATGCCGTCGAGAATACGCAGCCCGGTATTCCACACCGGGAAGCCAATCGGCACGCTGTTGCCGCGCACCTGCGCCAGCGCTTCGCCGTGCGCCGGATACCAGCTCACGTCCACCGCCGCTTCCGTCGGGCCATACAGGTTATGCAGCGGCGCGCCGGTCAGGTGTTGCCATTCGCGGCACAATTCTGCCGGCAACGCTTCGCCGCTACAGAACACCTGTTTAAGCGTTCGACAGCGCTGCTGCGCACTCTCCGGCGTCAGCGAAGCGACAAAAGCCGCCAGCATCGACGGCACGAAATGGGTCGTGGTTACGCCATATTCGGCAAAGAAAACCTGTAACGCTTGCGGATCGCGGTGCGCTTCCGGCTCGGCCATCACCAGGCTGGCCCCGGCGATAAACGGCCACCAGAATTCCCACACCGAGACGTCAAAACTGCATGGCGTTTTCTGCGCCACCACATCCTGCGCAGTCAGCGGGTACTGTTCCTGCATCCACAGCAGGCGGTTGACGATGGCGGTCTGGCCGACCATCACCCCTTTCGGTCGCCCGGTGGAGCCGGAGGTAAAAATGATATACGCCGTCTGTTCCGGGCGTGCCAGATTGAGCGCTTCACTGCCCTGCGCGGCCAGCGGCTGCTGGTAGCAGAAGTGCGCCAGCCCCGGAATATCGCTAAAGCGGGAGAGTTGATCTTCTGCGGTGATCAACAACCTTGGCTGCGCATCTTCCAGCATCATCCGCAGACGTTCGTCCGGGTAGCCAGTATCCAGCGGCAGCCAGGCGGCGCCCGCTTCGACAATGCCGTGCAGCGCCAGCGTCAGGAAGACCGAGCGCGGCAACGCCACCGCTACGCTGTCGCCGGGTTGCACGCCAAGCTGACGCAGATGCTGCGCCAGCGCGACAACCTGTTCACGCATTTCGCGGTAACTGAACTGCCAGCGGGCATCGCGCAATGCAGGTGCGTCCGGGGTTTTCGCTGCCTGCATCGCCACTAAATCGCTTAAGGTTGTGGTCGGCAGCATCATGCCGGTATCGTTAATGTTTGCCAGCTGTTGCGCTTCGTGCCGGGCAAGCAGATCGGCATCGCCGCTGCGCAGCGCCGGGTTTTCGGCAAACTGCGCCAGTAATTGGCCCAGCCGCGCCACATGGCCGCGCAGTGTGGCTTCATCGTAACGGCTGCGGTTCGCCAACACTTCAACGGCAAGACCGCCCTCTTCATCCGGGAACAGTGCAATCTCCAGATCGTTGACCGGCCCGGTCGCCAGCGTGTGCGTGATGCCGTGAATGCCATCGACATCCAGCAAGTAGTCAAACATTTTGACGTTGAATACCGGGCCAAACAGCGGCTCATCGCCGGCGGCGCGGCCCACATCACGGACAATCTGTTCGGCATCGTAACGCTGATGACGACGCATCACTTTCAGGCTGCCCGCCAGTTGCGCGGCCAATTCCGCGAGGGTTTGCGCGCCATCGATATGAATGCCCAACGGCAGCACGTTGAGTACCGGCCCGGTCGCCGTCAGCGCAGCGGAACCCATGCGGCGCATAAAGATAAACCCGGCGGCGTAATCCATCCGCCCGCACAGACGACCGAGCCACAGCGCCACCAGCGCCAGCCCCAGATCGGCAGGCTGGCTATTCGGCAGCGCGCGAGTTAAACGGCGGAAATCATCAGTATTGAGCGCAACGTTCAGGCGCAGAATGTCAGTGGTCGCCGCGCGTCCCGGCAGCGGTGTCGGCGAGAGTGAAACCGGCGGTGGCAGTTCGCTGCGCTGTTTCGCCCAGAAAGCGGCATCGCGCTGCCAGCCGTCGCTGTCGCGATAACGCTGATACTCTTCCACCACTTCCGCAAACGGCGTAAAGGGGGATGATGGCGTTTCGTCTCCGCGTCGCCAGGCGCTGTAAATGGCGGCAATCTGGCGGGTAATTGCCGGGAAACTGAAGCCATCGACCAGTAAGTGATGATAGCGCTGATACCAGTACCAGCACTGTTCGCCCACGCGCAGGAGTTGATGGCAGACCAGCGGTTTACCGCTCTCGACGCGCAGGTTTTGCGCCAGATCGGCGCGCATAATGTTCAGCGCGGCGGTATGCGCATCGCTGTGGGAGCGTAAATCGGTGATGGCGGGCTGCGCAAACTGTTGCGATTCATCCACCCACTGCCAGACGTCGCCGTTATCTTCCTCAAAGCGCATGCGCAGCGTATCGGCCTGCGCCATACCGGTGACAATCGCCTGCGCCAGCAGCGCGGCATCGATATCGCCCTTCAGCTCAACATAGTGCGCCACGCTCCAGGCGTTGGGCAGCGACGAGAGTTTTTCCGCCATCCAGATCCCTGGCTGGGCGGCGACCAGCGGTAAACGTTGCGTCATTGGCCGCTCCTTGCAGTCACGTAGTGCGCCGGGGTTAAGGTCTGCCAGTGAGCGTCAAGCCACCTATTGCAGGCTTCCTGTGGCTGCGGTTCGCACACCACGCGCCAGCCGCCAGGCAACGCGCACTGTGCAGGCCACAAACTGTATTGCTGCTGGCTGTTTTGCAGAATATAAAACCGCCCTTGCGGATTATCGAAGGGGTTGGTGAACTCCATAGCAAACTCCTGTCATAGAAAGGCGCGTCAGCGGGCGCGGGTCAAAGGCTGCCAGAGGGTAATCAGCCCGGAAGTCAGCCCGCCGCGCCAGCAAAGCGCATCATGTCCGCCGTCAACCTGACGCCAGAAAACCGGCTGCTGTATGCGTTGTAACAGGGAAAAAAGCGCCTGATTGGCGCGAAAAATCAGCGGTTCGCGCGCGCCCGCTTCCAGCACAATGCGCAGGCCGGAGGGGTGCAGTTCACCGCGTTGAAGTTGTTGGATAAGGATGCCGTCCTGCTCTGCGCCGCGATGCGGCCACCAGTAAGAACCAGACTGGCTCAATACGCAGCCAAAACGCTGCGGCCAGTGCAGCGCGGCATAAAGTGAAGAGAGACCGCCAAAACTCTGCCCGGCCACCACCGTGCGCTCAGCGCGATTGCTGAACGGCGCCAGCGCCTGCACCTGCGGCAGCAGCTCTTCCTGCACCGCCAGCCAGAAATCGGCATTGCAGGGCAGTTCGCGCGTGCGGTGCACATTATCAATCACATCGATCAGCACATAGACTGCCGCCGGTAATTGCCCCTCGTTGGTGAGCGCGGCCAGCGCGGGCCAGACCGGCATACTCTGCGCCCAGAATTGCCCGTCGAGCAGCACCGCCAGCGGGCGTTCGGCCACGTTTTCCTCGCCGGTGGTGTAGATCCACACGCGGCGCGTGTTGTTCAGCCGCTGGCTGCGCCAGTGCAATAGTTGCGGTTCATTGAAAGGCGTATCGGATGCCTGCCATCCCGGCTGTAGCGGCGCATCAGGCATTTCCAGCGCCGAAACCGGATGGCCGCGACCGCCGCGCCAGCTTTGCCGGTTAAGCGGATCGGCAATCGCCTGCGCCAGCAGTTTGCGCCAGCCTTCGCGCAGAGCGGCGCGATCCGGCGGAATGGCAGCAAACACCGCGGGGGAAAAATCGTCGTGATTTTGCGAAGGCATCAGGCAATAGCTGCCCCGCCAGCCCGCTTCAAGGCGGATCTCACGGTACCAGACATCAGTACCGGCAATGCGCTCAAGCGATTGCGGCCGGGCATTTTGATGATGATCGGTCACGCCGGTGATATAGAGCCAGACCCGTTGAATGGGGGAAGTGGCTTCCGTGCCTGCCGGATCCCGCCACCAAAACGTGACGCGGTATTCGCCCGCTTCCTGCACCCATTCCGGCCCCTGTTTTGACTCCCACCAGGCATCACTTCCCGTTGTTGACGTCACGTCTATTACCCCAAATATGCTGTGGAAATTTTTGCTTGCACTTCCAAATTTGTTGATAATATTATTGATAACAATTTGCATTTGCAATAGCGTATTAGCGCGCTGTGGGAAGCGCGTCTTTCACTCAATTGGCCACCTTTGTCGATGCTGCTCAGGGCTGAATAGCTCGCTTTGTGCTGGCTCCATTATGCTGCCTCCTCTCCCCCTGGGAATGGATGAACCGGGGAAGCGGCGATGAAAATCAGGTAAAACAATGAATAACAAAATCAAGACCTTGACCTTATTGGTCAATCTGGGAATTTACGGTGCTGCTTTGCCCGCCATGGCGGCAGACAGCAATACCACCAACTCCACCGAGAATGATGACACCATCGTTGTGACCGCCGCGCAGCAAAATTTGCAGGCGCCGGGCGTTTCCACCATCACCGCTGACGAAATTCGCAAAAACCCGCCAGCGCGCGACGTTTCTGAAATTATCCGGACCATGCCGGGCGTTAACTTAACCGGTAACGCCACCAGCGGTCAGCGCGGCAACAACCGCCAGATCGATATTCGCGGTATGGGCCCGGAAAACACCCTGATTCTGATTGACGGCAAACCGGTTACCAGCCGCAACTCCGTGCGCCTTGGCTGGCGCGGCGAGCGTGACAGCCGTGGCGACACTAACTGGGTGCCGCCGGAAATGATCGAACGTATCGAAGTGATTCGCGGCCCGGCAGCAGCGCGTTACGGTAACGGCGCAGCCGGCGGCGTGGTGAATATCATCACCAAAAAAGATAAAACAAACGAATGGCACGGTGCCTGGAACACCTATTTCAACGCGCCGGAACATAAAGACGAAGGTTCCACCAAACGTACCGACTTCAGCCTGAGCGGCCCGCTGGGCGGCGATGTCAGCTTCCGCCTGTATGGCAACCTGGCAAAAACCCAGGCCGACGCGTGGGATATCAACCAGGATCACCAGTCTGAACGTACCGGGATCTATGCCAACACCATGGCCGCCGGTCGTGAAGGTTCGATTAACAAAGATATCAACGGCGTGGTGCGCTGGGATTTTGCACCGTTGCAGTCGCTGGAGTTCGAAGCCGGTTACAGCCGCCAGGGCAACCTCTACGCGGGCGATACGCAGAACACCAACAACGACAGTAGCACCAATAACTACGTGAAAGAGAACTACGGCAAAGAGACGAACCGTCTTTATCGCCAGAACTACTCTGTCACCTGGAATGGCGGCTGGGATAACGGTGTGACCACCAATAACTGGCTCCAGTACGAACACACGCGCAACTCGCGTCTCGGCGAAGGCCTGGCGGGCGGTCTGGAAGGGTTATTCAACACCAATAAGTTCACCGATATCGATCTCTCGGACGTGATGCTGCATAACGAAGTGAACCTGCCGCTGGATCTGCTGGTCAATCAGACGCTGACGCTGGGAACCGAGTGGAACCAGCAGCGGATGAAAGACATGGCGTCGAATAAGCAGGCTTTCCAGGGCGGCCCCATTTCCGGTCTGAGCAGCACCAACCGCAGCCCTTACTCCAGCGCTGATATCTACTCGGTGTTCGCGGAAGACAATATGGAGCTGACCGAGAGCACCATGCTGACGCCAGCCCTGCGCTTTGATCATCACACCATTGTCGGCAATAACTGGAGCCCATCGCTGAACCTGTCGCAGGGTCTGGGCGATGACTTCACGCTGAAAATGGGTATCGCCCGCGCTTACAAAGCGCCGAGCCTCTATCAGACCAACCCGAACTACATCCTCTACAGTCGTGGTCAGGGTTGCTACGCCAGCGGCACCGGCGTGGGCTGCTACATGATGGGGAACGACGATCTGAAAGCGGAAACCAGCATCAACAAAGAGATTGGCCTGGAATTCAAACGTGAAGGCTGGCTGGCCGGTTTGACCTGGTTCCGCAACGATTACCGCAACAAGATTGAAGCCGGTTATTCACCGCTGAGCCAGACCTCGGTCGGCAGTACCAAAACCGATCTCTATCAATGGGAAAACGTGCCGAAAGCGGTAGTGGAAGGTTTAGAAGGCACCCTGAACGTGCCGGTCAGCGATGCGGTAACGTGGAGCAACAACTTCACTTACATGCTGCAAAGCAAAAACAAAACCACTGGCGAACGCCTGTCGATCATTCCGGAGTACACGGTAAACTCCACCCTGAGCTGGCAAATTGTGCAGGATGTTTCTGTTCAGTCGACCTTTACCTGGTACGGCAAACAGGAACCGAAAAAGTATGACTATCAGGGTAACCGCGTGACCGGTTCCGCTACCAACGAAGTCAGCCCTTACAGCATCGTTGGCCTGAGCGGCACCTGGGATGTGACCAAATACGTTAGCCTGACGGCCGGTATCGATAACCTGTTCGACAAACGCCACTGGCGCGCGGGTAACGCCCAGAGCACCGGCGGCAGCACTGGCTGGATGTACGGCGCTGGCGCAGAAACCTATAACGAATCGGGCCGCACCTGGTATATGAGTGTGAACACCCACTTCTAAGTTGCACCCGCCCTCTCCCCCAACGGAAGAGCCCCGCTTCCCGGCGGGGAGAGGGCCGGGCGAGGAAACGCCATGCACACCACTCATCACACCGTTTCCCTCGCCGATCACACGCTTCATCTGATCGATTTTCTTCCCGCGACGTTTACTCCCGCCGATCTGCTCTGGCTGCCGCATCATGAGGCGCTTGCGCACTGCGCGTTAAAGCGCCAGACCGAGCATCTGGCCGGGCGCATCGCCGCGCTGCACGCATTGCAGGAGCATGGTTTCAGCACGATTCCGGCCCCTGGCGCGGCTGGCGAACCCTGCTGGCCGCAAGGCGTATCGGGTAGCATCAGCCACAGCGGGCAGCGTGCCGTTGCCGTAGTGGCGTCGCATCCTGTCGGCGTGGATCTTGAAGCGCAGTTCAGCCCGGCGCTGTGCGATGAACTGGCCGCAAGCATTGTTAACGCGCAGGAACATGCGCTGCTCGCCGCCTGCCCCCTGCCGTTTACGCTGGCGCTCACGCTCGCTTTCAGCGCGAAAGAGAGCCTTTACAAAGCGTTCTCCCCGCAGGCGAAGCCCTTCCCCGGCTTTGCCAGCGCGCACATCACCGCTATTGATGAACAGCATCTTGAGCTGCGTTTTCTGGCGGAATTTTCCCCACAACTGGTTGATAAAAAAGTAAACGTCTACTGGCGAGCCGACCACGAACGGGTAATGACGCTGGCCGTGGGTTTACCGTTCGGATCGTGATCCTTTTCTCCTTTTAAGAAATTAGCTGCGCAAACCGTAGACAGTTTGCCGTCGCCGAATTATCGTTACCTTGAATAATAAATCATTATTGAATATATATTCAATGTGGAGAAAAAGATGAAAAAGACCCTACTGCAATCCGTTGTACTAGCTTCGATGATCGC
Above is a genomic segment from Kosakonia radicincitans DSM 16656 containing:
- the entF gene encoding enterobactin non-ribosomal peptide synthetase EntF, with the protein product MTQRLPLVAAQPGIWMAEKLSSLPNAWSVAHYVELKGDIDAALLAQAIVTGMAQADTLRMRFEEDNGDVWQWVDESQQFAQPAITDLRSHSDAHTAALNIMRADLAQNLRVESGKPLVCHQLLRVGEQCWYWYQRYHHLLVDGFSFPAITRQIAAIYSAWRRGDETPSSPFTPFAEVVEEYQRYRDSDGWQRDAAFWAKQRSELPPPVSLSPTPLPGRAATTDILRLNVALNTDDFRRLTRALPNSQPADLGLALVALWLGRLCGRMDYAAGFIFMRRMGSAALTATGPVLNVLPLGIHIDGAQTLAELAAQLAGSLKVMRRHQRYDAEQIVRDVGRAAGDEPLFGPVFNVKMFDYLLDVDGIHGITHTLATGPVNDLEIALFPDEEGGLAVEVLANRSRYDEATLRGHVARLGQLLAQFAENPALRSGDADLLARHEAQQLANINDTGMMLPTTTLSDLVAMQAAKTPDAPALRDARWQFSYREMREQVVALAQHLRQLGVQPGDSVAVALPRSVFLTLALHGIVEAGAAWLPLDTGYPDERLRMMLEDAQPRLLITAEDQLSRFSDIPGLAHFCYQQPLAAQGSEALNLARPEQTAYIIFTSGSTGRPKGVMVGQTAIVNRLLWMQEQYPLTAQDVVAQKTPCSFDVSVWEFWWPFIAGASLVMAEPEAHRDPQALQVFFAEYGVTTTHFVPSMLAAFVASLTPESAQQRCRTLKQVFCSGEALPAELCREWQHLTGAPLHNLYGPTEAAVDVSWYPAHGEALAQVRGNSVPIGFPVWNTGLRILDGMMRPVPPGVAGDLYLTGIQLAQGYLGRPDLTASRFIADPFAPGERMYRTGDVARWLENGAVEYLGRSDDQLKIRGQRIELGEIDRAMLALADVAQAVAHACVFNQAAASGGDARQLVGYVVSASGLPLDTAALLDQLREQLPPHMVPVRLLQLSALPLSANGKLDRKALPLPELAAARCGRPVNTGMETRVAQAFAALLGCEVQDAQADFFALGGHSLLAMRLAAQLSREHQRPVTPGQIMVASTVEKLAALLEQSLTAEQAQRLGMETLLPLRESDGPTLFCFHPASGFAWQFSVLARYLAPRWSITGIQSPRPSGPLQQAATLDEACEQHLATLLAQQPHGPYHLFGYSLGGTLAQGIAARLRARGEEVAFLGLLDTWPPETQNWAEKEANGLDPQVLAEIERERQAFLAAQQGQGSGELFSTIEGNYADAVRLLTTAHSLPFDGKATLFVAERTLPAGTDPHKAWAPWVRELAVYRQDCAHVDIISPQAFERIGPVLREILGE
- a CDS encoding MbtH family protein, yielding MEFTNPFDNPQGRFYILQNSQQQYSLWPAQCALPGGWRVVCEPQPQEACNRWLDAHWQTLTPAHYVTARSGQ
- the fes gene encoding enterochelin esterase; its protein translation is MTSTTGSDAWWESKQGPEWVQEAGEYRVTFWWRDPAGTEATSPIQRVWLYITGVTDHHQNARPQSLERIAGTDVWYREIRLEAGWRGSYCLMPSQNHDDFSPAVFAAIPPDRAALREGWRKLLAQAIADPLNRQSWRGGRGHPVSALEMPDAPLQPGWQASDTPFNEPQLLHWRSQRLNNTRRVWIYTTGEENVAERPLAVLLDGQFWAQSMPVWPALAALTNEGQLPAAVYVLIDVIDNVHRTRELPCNADFWLAVQEELLPQVQALAPFSNRAERTVVAGQSFGGLSSLYAALHWPQRFGCVLSQSGSYWWPHRGAEQDGILIQQLQRGELHPSGLRIVLEAGAREPLIFRANQALFSLLQRIQQPVFWRQVDGGHDALCWRGGLTSGLITLWQPLTRAR
- a CDS encoding TonB-dependent siderophore receptor; this translates as MNNKIKTLTLLVNLGIYGAALPAMAADSNTTNSTENDDTIVVTAAQQNLQAPGVSTITADEIRKNPPARDVSEIIRTMPGVNLTGNATSGQRGNNRQIDIRGMGPENTLILIDGKPVTSRNSVRLGWRGERDSRGDTNWVPPEMIERIEVIRGPAAARYGNGAAGGVVNIITKKDKTNEWHGAWNTYFNAPEHKDEGSTKRTDFSLSGPLGGDVSFRLYGNLAKTQADAWDINQDHQSERTGIYANTMAAGREGSINKDINGVVRWDFAPLQSLEFEAGYSRQGNLYAGDTQNTNNDSSTNNYVKENYGKETNRLYRQNYSVTWNGGWDNGVTTNNWLQYEHTRNSRLGEGLAGGLEGLFNTNKFTDIDLSDVMLHNEVNLPLDLLVNQTLTLGTEWNQQRMKDMASNKQAFQGGPISGLSSTNRSPYSSADIYSVFAEDNMELTESTMLTPALRFDHHTIVGNNWSPSLNLSQGLGDDFTLKMGIARAYKAPSLYQTNPNYILYSRGQGCYASGTGVGCYMMGNDDLKAETSINKEIGLEFKREGWLAGLTWFRNDYRNKIEAGYSPLSQTSVGSTKTDLYQWENVPKAVVEGLEGTLNVPVSDAVTWSNNFTYMLQSKNKTTGERLSIIPEYTVNSTLSWQIVQDVSVQSTFTWYGKQEPKKYDYQGNRVTGSATNEVSPYSIVGLSGTWDVTKYVSLTAGIDNLFDKRHWRAGNAQSTGGSTGWMYGAGAETYNESGRTWYMSVNTHF
- the entD gene encoding enterobactin synthase subunit EntD; the encoded protein is MHTTHHTVSLADHTLHLIDFLPATFTPADLLWLPHHEALAHCALKRQTEHLAGRIAALHALQEHGFSTIPAPGAAGEPCWPQGVSGSISHSGQRAVAVVASHPVGVDLEAQFSPALCDELAASIVNAQEHALLAACPLPFTLALTLAFSAKESLYKAFSPQAKPFPGFASAHITAIDEQHLELRFLAEFSPQLVDKKVNVYWRADHERVMTLAVGLPFGS